One part of the uncultured Bacteroides sp. genome encodes these proteins:
- a CDS encoding sugar-binding domain-containing protein, with protein MKKIISSIILSLIFTHVIFAQNSIDLSGKWNFQIDRKDAGVVEQWFKKRLNEEINLPGSMPDKLKGDDVTVRTKWTGSLYDSSYYYNPYMEKYRVDGKVKLPFFLTPDKHYIGVAWYQKEVTIPSSWKGKRVVLFLERPHIETTVWVNDKQVGMQNSLCVPHEYDLTSYIRPGKCKISIRVDNRLKEINVGPDSHSVTDQTQGNWNGIVGKMNLTAGSTIHFDDIQVYPDVANKKALVKIQIKSDKLKNVSAKVTLSAQSFNTEKNHTLLPISKDIVIKNNTLSIEMELPMGDNMLTWDEFDPALYKLKAKIECGKNSDEKEVQFGMRDFTIKGKYFYVNGNKTMLRGTVENCDFPLTGYAPMQVEDWERVFRICKNYGLNHMRFHSFCPPKAAFEAADLVGFYIQPEGPSWPNHGPKLGMGQPIDNYLMDETIRIAKEYGNYASFCMLACGNEPAGRWVAWVSKFVDYWKEKDPRRVYTGASVGGSWQWQPKNQYHVKAGARGLDWASSMPESMSDYRAKIDTVSQPYVSHETGQWCAFPDFNEIKKYTGVNKAKNFEIFKDLLEDGKMGDLGHEFMMASGKLQALCYKNEIEKTLRTPNYAGFQLLALNDYSGQGTALVGLLNVFFEEKGYINAPEFRRFCSPTVPLARIEKFVYKNNETFQANIEVAHFGKTAIKNANTTYKITDEWGKVLAKGTLIIKDIPVGNCFSLGLVKFPLGSIEKAQKLNLEVAIEGTEAVNDWNFWVYPETVTLEKGSVYVTDSVDAKATEILKNGGNVLLTAARKISYGKDVQQYFTPVFWNTSWFKMRPPHTTGIFVNNYHPLFKNFPTDYYSNLQWWELLNRAQVIQFTDFPADFQPLVQSIDTWFISRKIGMLFEAKVLNGKLMMTSMDITSNLDKRIVARQMNKAILDYMNSDNFRPQTEVSLETIKDLYKKTAKKVDTYTKDSPDELKPKKGDKGL; from the coding sequence ATGAAAAAAATAATTTCATCTATCATCTTATCTTTAATATTCACTCATGTAATTTTTGCTCAGAATAGCATTGATCTTTCAGGAAAATGGAATTTCCAGATAGACAGAAAAGATGCGGGTGTTGTTGAACAGTGGTTCAAAAAACGACTGAATGAAGAAATTAACTTACCAGGTTCAATGCCTGATAAATTAAAGGGAGATGATGTAACTGTACGAACCAAATGGACAGGCAGTCTTTACGACAGTTCTTACTATTATAATCCATACATGGAAAAATACAGAGTAGATGGAAAAGTTAAACTACCTTTTTTCCTTACTCCGGATAAACATTATATAGGTGTGGCATGGTATCAGAAAGAAGTTACTATTCCCTCTTCCTGGAAAGGAAAACGAGTAGTTCTTTTTCTTGAACGTCCTCACATAGAAACAACCGTTTGGGTTAATGATAAGCAAGTGGGTATGCAAAACAGTCTTTGTGTGCCTCACGAATACGATCTTACCAGCTATATCCGTCCGGGAAAATGTAAAATATCTATTCGGGTAGACAATCGTTTGAAAGAAATTAATGTTGGACCGGATTCACACAGCGTAACCGACCAAACTCAAGGTAACTGGAATGGTATTGTTGGCAAAATGAATCTCACAGCAGGCTCAACCATTCATTTTGATGATATTCAAGTATATCCTGATGTAGCAAATAAAAAAGCATTGGTAAAGATTCAGATAAAATCAGATAAGCTAAAGAATGTATCAGCTAAAGTAACGCTATCTGCCCAAAGCTTTAATACAGAAAAGAACCATACTCTCCTACCCATATCAAAAGATATTGTGATTAAAAACAATACTCTTTCTATAGAAATGGAACTTCCAATGGGTGACAACATGCTTACCTGGGATGAATTTGATCCTGCTTTATACAAACTGAAAGCAAAAATTGAATGCGGTAAAAACAGTGATGAAAAGGAAGTTCAGTTTGGTATGCGTGATTTTACAATCAAAGGAAAATATTTCTATGTAAACGGCAACAAAACAATGCTTCGCGGAACTGTTGAAAACTGTGATTTTCCTTTAACCGGATATGCTCCTATGCAAGTTGAAGACTGGGAAAGAGTTTTTCGTATTTGCAAGAATTATGGATTAAACCACATGCGTTTTCACTCTTTTTGTCCTCCAAAAGCTGCATTTGAAGCTGCCGACTTAGTTGGATTCTACATTCAACCGGAAGGACCAAGCTGGCCTAACCATGGTCCGAAACTTGGAATGGGACAACCAATTGATAATTATTTGATGGATGAAACAATTCGCATAGCTAAGGAATATGGCAATTATGCATCATTCTGTATGCTAGCTTGTGGCAATGAACCTGCCGGACGCTGGGTTGCCTGGGTAAGCAAATTTGTTGATTACTGGAAAGAAAAAGATCCACGAAGAGTATACACGGGAGCTTCTGTTGGTGGCAGCTGGCAATGGCAGCCAAAGAATCAATACCATGTAAAAGCAGGTGCACGTGGACTGGACTGGGCTAGCTCAATGCCGGAATCAATGTCCGACTATCGTGCAAAGATTGACACAGTTTCTCAACCTTATGTATCTCATGAAACCGGACAATGGTGTGCTTTCCCAGATTTTAATGAAATAAAGAAATACACCGGAGTAAATAAAGCTAAGAACTTTGAAATATTCAAAGATTTGCTGGAAGATGGAAAAATGGGAGATCTGGGACATGAGTTTATGATGGCATCGGGAAAACTACAGGCTTTATGCTACAAAAACGAAATAGAAAAGACTCTTCGCACTCCCAACTATGCCGGATTCCAATTATTAGCTTTGAACGATTATTCGGGTCAGGGAACAGCATTAGTTGGTTTATTGAATGTATTCTTTGAAGAAAAAGGCTATATCAATGCTCCGGAATTCCGTCGTTTCTGCAGTCCTACTGTACCTTTGGCAAGAATTGAAAAGTTTGTATACAAGAATAACGAAACTTTCCAGGCAAATATAGAAGTGGCTCATTTTGGAAAGACAGCAATAAAGAATGCAAATACAACTTATAAGATTACAGATGAATGGGGAAAAGTACTTGCAAAAGGTACTCTCATCATCAAAGATATTCCGGTAGGTAACTGCTTCAGTCTAGGTTTAGTGAAGTTTCCTCTAGGATCTATTGAAAAAGCTCAGAAACTAAATCTGGAAGTAGCTATTGAAGGAACCGAAGCAGTGAACGACTGGAATTTCTGGGTATATCCTGAAACCGTTACTCTTGAGAAAGGATCGGTTTATGTAACTGATTCTGTTGATGCAAAAGCTACTGAAATATTGAAAAACGGTGGAAATGTATTGCTTACAGCTGCCAGAAAAATATCATACGGTAAAGATGTACAGCAATATTTCACTCCTGTATTCTGGAACACATCATGGTTTAAAATGCGTCCTCCTCATACAACAGGTATCTTCGTGAACAATTATCATCCTCTTTTCAAAAACTTCCCTACCGATTATTATAGTAATCTACAATGGTGGGAACTTCTTAACAGAGCACAGGTTATTCAGTTCACTGATTTCCCTGCAGATTTCCAACCATTGGTACAAAGCATAGACACTTGGTTTATAAGCCGCAAAATTGGTATGCTTTTCGAAGCCAAAGTTTTGAACGGAAAGCTTATGATGACAAGCATGGATATTACTTCCAATCTGGACAAAAGAATTGTTGCCCGTCAGATGAACAAAGCTATTCTGGATTATATGAATTCCGACAACTTCCGTCCACAAACTGAAGTTTCACTTGAAACCATTAAAGATCTGTACAAAAAAACAGCAAAGAAGGTAGATACATATACCAAGGATTCACCGGATGAACTAAAACCGAAAAAAGGAGATAAAGGATTATAA
- a CDS encoding rhamnogalacturonan acetylesterase, translating into MKLKLLATTLLISTFCAAQKVEYKFDFTQGKALKGYTAITSQDRFSAEKGYGYDLQSSSAGENKPFYFSVQVPDGNYKVTVKIGSANKAGVTTVRGESRRLFIENLLTKKGEIIEETFIINKRNTKISEHEFVKIKAREKKKLNWDDKLTLEFNGDAPLLETLTIEKVNNVPTIFLCGNSTVVDQDNEPWASWGQMIPRFFDKHVCFANYAESGESANTFISAGRLAKALTQMKAGDYIFMEFGHNDQKQKGPGKGPYLSFTSSLRTFIQEAKARGAHPVLVTPTQRRSFNEEGKIMDTHGEYPNAMKKLSIEENIPLIDLNAATRTLYETWGIEPSKNAFVHYPANTYPGQTQPLADNTHFNPYGAYEISKCIIEGMKTNKLDIVKYLRKDYKPFNPKQPDSLASFHWNQSPFTEVEKPDGN; encoded by the coding sequence ATGAAACTTAAGTTACTAGCTACCACTTTGCTAATAAGCACTTTTTGTGCAGCACAAAAGGTAGAATATAAGTTTGACTTTACACAAGGAAAAGCCCTAAAGGGGTATACCGCAATCACTTCTCAGGATAGATTTTCTGCTGAAAAAGGTTATGGATATGATTTGCAGTCCTCTTCTGCAGGAGAAAATAAACCGTTCTATTTTTCGGTTCAAGTTCCTGATGGAAATTATAAAGTAACCGTTAAAATAGGTTCTGCAAATAAAGCCGGAGTAACAACCGTAAGAGGTGAATCGCGTCGTCTTTTCATTGAGAATCTTCTCACTAAAAAAGGCGAAATTATTGAGGAAACTTTTATTATCAATAAGCGCAATACTAAAATCAGCGAACACGAGTTTGTAAAGATTAAAGCACGGGAGAAGAAGAAACTTAACTGGGATGATAAACTAACTTTGGAATTTAATGGTGACGCACCTCTTCTTGAGACACTCACTATTGAAAAAGTAAATAACGTTCCAACTATATTCCTTTGTGGGAACTCTACTGTAGTAGATCAGGACAATGAACCTTGGGCTAGCTGGGGACAAATGATTCCACGGTTCTTTGACAAACATGTATGCTTTGCCAATTATGCAGAATCAGGCGAATCTGCCAACACATTTATCTCTGCTGGAAGATTAGCTAAAGCTCTTACACAAATGAAAGCCGGTGACTATATATTTATGGAATTTGGTCACAACGATCAGAAGCAGAAAGGCCCGGGAAAAGGTCCATACCTTTCATTCACATCAAGTCTTCGTACATTTATACAGGAAGCAAAAGCAAGAGGCGCACATCCTGTTCTGGTTACTCCTACCCAACGAAGAAGCTTTAATGAAGAAGGTAAAATTATGGATACTCACGGAGAATATCCAAATGCAATGAAGAAATTATCTATTGAAGAAAATATACCATTAATTGATCTCAACGCCGCAACACGAACACTTTATGAAACATGGGGAATAGAACCATCTAAAAATGCATTTGTACATTATCCGGCAAACACTTACCCAGGACAAACACAACCTTTAGCAGACAACACACACTTTAATCCTTACGGAGCATACGAAATATCCAAATGCATTATCGAAGGAATGAAAACAAACAAACTGGATATCGTAAAATATCTAAGAAAAGATTACAAGCCATTCAATCCAAAACAGCCGGATAGTCTTGCTTCTTTTCACTGGAACCAAAGTCCTTTTACTGAAGTTGAGAAACCAGACGGAAACTAA
- a CDS encoding glycoside hydrolase family 28 protein, giving the protein MKKSLLIYLFTILTTGCVAQNKTIPSINWTGEKVKHNLSWASDVGAKTFPAGKTFNVKDYQAINDGKTMCTKQIQDAIDACSLAGGGTVTFEPGNYLTGALFIKKGVNFCIGKGVTLLASTNINDYPEFKTRVAGIEMVWPSAVINVTDQKNAAISGEGTLDCQGKVFWDKYWEMRKEYEKEGLRWIVDYDCKRVRGILISNSSDITLQGIHIMRTGFWAVQVLYSSYCTINGVNVNNNIGGHGPSTDGLDIDSSKRILIENCDIDCNDDNICLKSGRDADGLRVNRPTEYIVVRNCTTRKGAGLITCGSETSGSIRNILAYNMKACGTSSALRIKSAMNRGGTVENIYMTDVKADSVGSVLAVDLNWNPSYSYSTLPEKYVGKEIPEHWKTMLTQVIPAEKGYPHFKNVYFWNVKAKSSKQFITAIGWNKKLRLENFYLNNIKADVGNAGKITFTNNFNLRNIRLKVADKSKIELKENINLKSNIQYE; this is encoded by the coding sequence ATGAAAAAAAGTTTACTTATATATCTGTTCACAATTTTAACAACCGGATGTGTAGCTCAAAATAAAACAATTCCTTCAATTAACTGGACTGGGGAAAAAGTGAAACATAATCTTTCCTGGGCTTCTGATGTAGGAGCAAAAACATTCCCGGCAGGTAAAACTTTTAATGTTAAAGATTACCAGGCTATAAACGATGGAAAGACTATGTGCACCAAGCAAATACAAGATGCCATTGATGCCTGCAGTCTGGCTGGCGGAGGAACTGTAACCTTTGAACCGGGGAATTATCTGACGGGGGCACTATTTATAAAAAAAGGAGTTAATTTTTGCATCGGAAAAGGGGTTACTTTACTCGCTAGTACTAACATTAATGATTATCCTGAATTCAAGACACGCGTTGCCGGCATAGAAATGGTATGGCCATCGGCTGTTATTAATGTAACCGACCAAAAAAACGCTGCTATTTCAGGGGAAGGCACGCTGGATTGTCAAGGAAAGGTGTTCTGGGATAAATATTGGGAGATGCGCAAGGAATACGAAAAAGAAGGACTCCGCTGGATTGTAGATTACGACTGCAAACGAGTAAGAGGTATCTTGATTTCAAATAGTTCGGATATCACTCTGCAAGGTATTCATATAATGAGAACCGGATTCTGGGCTGTTCAGGTATTGTATTCTTCATACTGCACCATCAATGGTGTAAATGTAAACAATAACATTGGTGGTCACGGACCAAGTACCGATGGCCTTGATATTGATTCTTCGAAAAGGATTCTGATTGAGAATTGTGATATTGACTGTAATGATGATAATATTTGTCTCAAATCGGGAAGAGATGCTGATGGGCTACGCGTAAATCGTCCTACTGAATATATAGTAGTTCGTAACTGTACTACCCGAAAAGGGGCCGGATTAATAACCTGTGGTAGCGAAACGTCAGGTTCTATAAGAAATATTCTGGCTTATAACATGAAAGCATGCGGAACTTCATCAGCTCTTCGTATTAAATCGGCAATGAACAGAGGAGGTACTGTAGAGAATATTTATATGACAGATGTTAAAGCAGATAGTGTAGGCAGTGTCTTAGCAGTCGATTTAAACTGGAATCCGAGCTACAGCTATTCTACCTTGCCTGAGAAATATGTAGGAAAAGAGATTCCCGAGCATTGGAAAACAATGCTTACTCAAGTAATTCCTGCTGAAAAAGGTTATCCACATTTCAAAAATGTCTATTTTTGGAATGTAAAAGCTAAGAGCTCAAAACAATTTATTACAGCAATTGGCTGGAATAAAAAGTTAAGGCTAGAAAACTTTTACCTTAACAACATCAAAGCTGATGTTGGCAATGCTGGAAAAATAACTTTTACTAATAATTTCAATCTGCGTAATATACGTTTAAAAGTTGCAGATAAAAGTAAAATAGAACTTAAAGAGAATATAAATCTTAAGAGTAATATTCAATATGAGTAA
- a CDS encoding DUF4450 domain-containing protein — protein sequence MSKLRKVFFVLLTLFAGIHAYAGGESKFSYVLSGTQTAPRILACKTPEFSFHFPQMAGNFKLGLIAGQKSLWSNELKSVKLKKEENKLIYTLEDNLLKDGKVIVRVAKLTDSDGFVMEVEGLNLPDGIDLFWSFGGCYAKVLPNKADSDLKPEYCKDNVFSVEGSAFTVYYDESLNLKVVQAVVPENSDIRLSDAHKQTSPLVFHESGKKTDAPALTGTSKLINGKLYFCFYLQNAKADYNSFMIPELFKKEFKL from the coding sequence ATGAGTAAATTAAGAAAAGTATTTTTTGTATTGCTTACTCTCTTTGCCGGCATTCACGCTTATGCCGGTGGAGAGAGTAAGTTTTCTTATGTACTGAGCGGTACACAAACAGCACCTCGGATACTGGCATGTAAAACTCCTGAATTTTCTTTTCATTTTCCACAAATGGCGGGAAACTTCAAACTTGGACTTATTGCTGGCCAGAAAAGTCTTTGGAGTAACGAACTAAAAAGTGTGAAGCTCAAAAAAGAGGAAAACAAGCTGATTTACACTTTGGAAGATAATCTGTTGAAAGATGGAAAAGTTATTGTCCGTGTTGCCAAACTAACAGATAGCGACGGATTCGTTATGGAAGTTGAAGGACTAAACTTACCAGATGGTATCGATTTGTTCTGGAGTTTTGGAGGTTGTTATGCAAAAGTGCTTCCCAATAAAGCAGACAGTGATCTTAAACCTGAATATTGTAAAGACAATGTATTCAGTGTAGAAGGTAGCGCATTTACTGTTTATTACGATGAAAGTTTGAACCTAAAAGTTGTTCAGGCTGTTGTTCCTGAAAACTCTGATATCAGACTATCTGATGCACATAAGCAGACTTCCCCACTTGTATTTCATGAATCAGGTAAAAAAACAGATGCTCCTGCCCTAACTGGCACCAGCAAACTGATAAACGGTAAACTCTATTTCTGTTTTTATCTTCAGAATGCAAAGGCCGATTACAACAGCTTTATGATACCCGAACTATTTAAAAAAGAATTTAAGCTATGA
- a CDS encoding glycoside hydrolase family 28 protein has protein sequence MKQIKIYFLFALFMITGSFQLQAKIYNVKDFGAKGDGKTIDSPSINQAIENASNEGGGTVYIPSGEYACYSIRLKSHITIFLESGARIVAAFPTKDQGYDVAEPNEFNKYQDFGHSHWKNSLMWGIGLEDITICGSGLIYGKGLSREESRLPGAGNKAISLKNCRNVIIKDISMLHCGHFALLATGVDNLSVLNLKVDTNRDGFDIDCCKNVRITDCTVNSPWDDAIVLKASYALGYFRDTENVTITGCLVSGFDQGTAMNATYERFEPQAPDHAYVCGRIKLGTESSGGFKNIAIANCVFDRCRGLAIETVDGGHLEDIVVSNITMRDIVNSPIFLRLGGRMRSPEGTPKGSMKRVRISNINVYNADSQYSSIISGIPGSIIEDVTLSDIHIYHKGGYTAEDGKIVPPEQIKVYPDPLMFGTIPAKGFYIRHAKNVTFNNIDFHYEKPDGRPLFVTDDAEMIEYNRITVDGVKY, from the coding sequence ATGAAACAGATTAAAATATATTTCCTGTTCGCACTCTTTATGATAACAGGATCCTTCCAGCTTCAAGCTAAGATTTACAATGTAAAAGATTTCGGTGCTAAAGGAGACGGAAAAACAATTGATTCTCCTTCCATCAACCAAGCTATAGAGAATGCTTCTAATGAAGGAGGAGGAACGGTATATATACCTTCGGGCGAATATGCCTGCTATTCCATCCGTTTAAAAAGTCATATCACTATCTTTCTGGAATCAGGAGCTCGTATCGTTGCAGCTTTCCCAACTAAAGATCAGGGATATGATGTTGCTGAACCAAATGAATTCAACAAATATCAGGATTTCGGCCACAGCCATTGGAAAAATTCTCTTATGTGGGGCATCGGACTGGAAGACATCACTATTTGCGGTTCAGGACTTATTTACGGTAAAGGGTTGTCTCGTGAAGAAAGCCGCCTGCCCGGAGCCGGGAATAAAGCCATCAGTCTGAAAAACTGCAGGAATGTAATTATCAAAGATATTTCCATGTTGCATTGCGGACACTTCGCCTTGCTTGCTACCGGTGTGGATAATCTTAGTGTACTAAACCTGAAAGTAGATACCAACCGAGACGGATTCGATATTGATTGTTGCAAAAACGTACGTATCACAGATTGCACAGTAAATTCCCCATGGGATGATGCAATTGTACTGAAAGCTTCTTACGCATTAGGATACTTCAGAGATACAGAAAACGTAACCATTACCGGTTGTCTGGTTTCCGGCTTTGATCAGGGAACAGCAATGAACGCTACCTACGAAAGATTTGAGCCACAAGCTCCCGATCATGCTTATGTTTGTGGAAGAATAAAGCTTGGAACAGAATCAAGCGGCGGATTTAAGAACATTGCAATAGCCAACTGCGTTTTCGACCGTTGCAGAGGTTTGGCTATAGAAACTGTTGATGGTGGTCATCTTGAAGATATTGTTGTTAGTAATATCACTATGCGGGATATTGTCAATTCTCCAATATTTCTTCGTCTTGGCGGACGAATGAGAAGTCCTGAAGGAACACCAAAAGGAAGTATGAAAAGAGTGCGAATCAGCAATATAAATGTATATAATGCAGATTCTCAGTATTCATCAATCATAAGTGGAATACCTGGAAGCATTATTGAAGATGTAACGCTGAGTGACATACATATCTACCATAAGGGTGGATATACAGCAGAAGATGGAAAGATTGTTCCTCCCGAACAGATAAAGGTTTATCCGGATCCGTTAATGTTTGGAACAATACCAGCCAAGGGATTCTACATCCGTCATGCAAAGAATGTAACATTCAACAATATTGATTTCCACTACGAAAAACCAGACGGACGACCATTATTTGTGACCGATGATGCAGAGATGATAGAATACAATAGAATTACTGTTGATGGGGTAAAATACTAA
- a CDS encoding NAD(+) synthase has protein sequence MNYGFVKVAAAVPPVKVADCQYNAEQIEKMINEAEEKGVQIIAFPELCITGYTCADLFAQQLLLEKAEMGLVQVMNNTRQLDIICIVGMPVITNTILINAAVVFQGGKILGVVPKTYLPNYKEFYEQRWFTSARDVIDKTVRLCGQLVPVSSNLLFDTPDCCFGVEICEDLWSVIPPSSKLALKGAEILINLSADNEGIAKHNYVRSLISQQSARCIAAYIFSSCGFGESTTDVVFAGNGLIYENGALLAESKRFSLEEQMVISEIDVERLRTERRINTTFSANSGDYKDAEAIHVTTELTNSRPLSLSRKIDALPFVPTGRTLNERCEEIFEIQVSGLAKRIVHTHSKTAVLGISGGLDSTLALLVCVKTFDKLGLSCKGILGITMPGFGTTDRTYNNAINLMKELGVSIREIDIKAACIQHFKDIDHDINVHDVTYENSQARERTQILMDVANQTGGMVIGTGDLSELALGWATYNGDHMSMYGVNVSIPKTLVKHLVDWVSQNEVEEDAAIILTDIVATPISPELIPADEDGNILQKTEDLVGPYELHDFFLYYTMRFGFRPAKIYYLANIAFAGSYDRETIKKWLHTFFRRFFNQQFKRSCLPDGPKVGSISISPRGDWRMPSDASSALWLKEIEEL, from the coding sequence ATGAACTACGGATTTGTAAAAGTGGCCGCAGCAGTGCCACCGGTAAAAGTAGCCGATTGCCAGTATAATGCTGAACAAATTGAGAAAATGATAAATGAAGCCGAAGAAAAAGGTGTTCAGATTATTGCTTTCCCAGAACTATGTATCACCGGATATACGTGTGCCGACCTGTTTGCACAGCAACTTCTGCTGGAAAAAGCAGAAATGGGATTGGTACAAGTAATGAATAATACTCGTCAACTTGATATTATTTGTATAGTAGGAATGCCGGTAATAACCAATACAATCCTTATAAATGCTGCAGTTGTATTTCAAGGAGGAAAGATTCTTGGTGTGGTTCCAAAAACTTACTTACCCAATTATAAAGAATTCTACGAGCAACGCTGGTTCACTTCGGCCAGAGATGTGATTGACAAAACAGTGCGTCTCTGTGGTCAGTTGGTACCTGTTAGTTCAAACTTACTTTTCGATACTCCCGATTGTTGTTTTGGTGTAGAGATATGTGAAGACCTGTGGTCTGTAATTCCTCCCAGTTCCAAACTGGCATTAAAGGGTGCAGAGATTCTTATTAATCTTTCTGCCGATAATGAAGGTATTGCCAAACATAATTACGTTCGGTCACTAATCAGTCAGCAGTCTGCACGCTGCATTGCCGCATATATATTCTCTTCCTGCGGATTCGGAGAATCAACTACTGATGTGGTGTTTGCCGGCAACGGATTAATATATGAAAACGGGGCTCTGCTTGCAGAATCCAAACGATTCAGTCTGGAAGAACAAATGGTTATTTCAGAAATAGATGTGGAACGTTTACGCACAGAAAGACGTATTAACACAACCTTCTCAGCAAATAGTGGTGATTATAAGGATGCAGAAGCAATTCACGTTACTACCGAACTAACAAATAGCAGACCTTTAAGTCTTAGCAGGAAAATAGATGCTCTTCCATTTGTACCAACAGGCAGAACTCTGAATGAAAGATGCGAAGAAATCTTTGAGATACAGGTTTCCGGTCTGGCTAAACGTATTGTTCACACACATTCAAAAACAGCAGTTTTAGGTATTTCCGGAGGATTGGATTCCACGCTAGCATTACTTGTATGCGTAAAGACTTTCGATAAACTGGGACTTTCATGTAAAGGTATCTTAGGAATTACCATGCCTGGATTCGGAACAACCGACCGTACTTATAACAATGCTATCAACCTGATGAAAGAATTAGGAGTTAGTATTCGTGAAATAGATATAAAGGCTGCGTGTATTCAACATTTCAAAGACATTGATCATGATATAAACGTGCACGATGTTACTTATGAAAACTCACAGGCTAGAGAACGTACACAAATCCTTATGGATGTAGCAAACCAAACAGGCGGTATGGTTATTGGTACCGGCGATCTTTCGGAACTTGCTTTGGGATGGGCCACCTATAACGGAGATCACATGTCAATGTATGGCGTTAATGTTAGCATACCCAAAACGCTGGTTAAACATTTGGTTGACTGGGTAAGCCAAAATGAAGTTGAAGAAGATGCTGCTATAATCCTGACAGATATTGTAGCTACTCCTATTAGCCCGGAACTTATACCTGCAGACGAGGATGGAAATATTCTGCAAAAAACAGAAGATTTAGTAGGCCCATACGAGCTTCACGACTTCTTTCTTTATTACACAATGCGTTTTGGTTTCCGTCCGGCTAAAATATACTATCTGGCAAACATTGCATTTGCAGGATCATATGATAGAGAAACCATCAAGAAATGGCTACACACCTTCTTCCGCCGTTTCTTTAACCAACAGTTCAAACGTTCGTGCTTACCCGATGGCCCTAAAGTAGGAAGTATCTCTATAAGTCCGCGTGGTGACTGGCGCATGCCAAGTGACGCAAGTTCGGCTTTATGGCTCAAAGAAATCGAAGAATTGTAA